In a genomic window of Halobiforma lacisalsi AJ5:
- a CDS encoding transcriptional regulator FilR1 domain-containing protein produces the protein MYAPTTFGEIIYTQYKRTNEIVRTFAESKRLLKTRQEIGTVLDPSVARDATTLVIGETRPDRVYEYLEEQVSEATKISGVVPTIFSPMVETYLTQTRVNRLDAEFVFGREATEHIQTKLSDKFKTLINTGNFDAYSYSGKIPMGVVVITEPVEHVLVVIHDDIGVVRGVIDSEDRAAVTWARDWYSKHEAEGTLLTLS, from the coding sequence ATGTATGCACCGACAACGTTTGGCGAAATCATCTATACACAGTATAAGCGAACCAATGAAATCGTCCGGACATTTGCAGAATCGAAGCGATTACTCAAAACAAGACAGGAGATTGGAACGGTTCTTGATCCGTCCGTCGCTCGTGATGCAACGACACTTGTAATCGGGGAGACAAGACCAGATCGTGTGTACGAATATCTTGAAGAACAAGTCTCTGAGGCGACCAAGATTAGTGGTGTCGTGCCGACTATTTTCTCGCCTATGGTTGAGACGTATTTGACTCAGACGAGAGTGAACCGACTGGATGCTGAGTTTGTCTTCGGAAGAGAGGCGACTGAACACATACAAACGAAACTCAGTGACAAATTCAAAACCCTCATCAACACCGGGAATTTCGACGCCTATTCGTACTCTGGTAAAATCCCAATGGGGGTCGTCGTGATCACAGAACCTGTCGAACATGTTCTTGTCGTTATTCACGACGATATTGGTGTTGTTCGTGGCGTCATTGATTCTGAGGATAGGGCCGCAGTTACGTGGGCGAGAGACTGGTATTCAAAACATGAAGCCGAGGGTACGCTGCTAACACTCTCTTGA
- a CDS encoding trypsin-like serine protease, whose protein sequence is MTTKDSERVVSVQINNEKRRKKLSEETDVTESVVQYVPDQISVKLEYGIEDSTKTITKQREVPVIIEEESGFAETDMLEGGEISPDYGGSYYRPLPGATQIEVAQVDDPDYDDSDDWGGCTGCIGVYDEDLEEDVYITAAHCFDAGEGRVFGQPTRNFEAGESDKISYSSNPYFGTRMDAATVQLDDVDVTDEMSDGEGDTYSNPVEGYLHHDWIQDNEGEEGLSKLGIATGHVAGTISNVSASNDYFTTTADRDEGDSGGPHYHIDGDDPYPFYLAGLHRGATVTGNARGILFTSIMDEFNITFGDQYDD, encoded by the coding sequence GTGACTACTAAAGATAGTGAACGAGTTGTCTCTGTTCAAATAAACAACGAGAAACGAAGAAAAAAGTTATCGGAGGAAACAGATGTAACTGAGTCTGTTGTACAGTATGTCCCTGATCAAATTTCTGTAAAATTGGAATATGGGATAGAAGACAGTACAAAAACAATAACCAAACAGCGTGAGGTTCCTGTAATTATTGAAGAAGAATCTGGGTTTGCAGAAACAGATATGCTTGAGGGAGGTGAGATCTCGCCAGACTACGGTGGGAGTTACTATCGACCACTTCCTGGTGCAACACAGATTGAGGTTGCACAGGTTGATGATCCGGATTACGATGATAGCGATGATTGGGGAGGATGTACAGGCTGTATCGGAGTTTACGATGAAGACTTAGAAGAAGATGTATATATTACTGCTGCACATTGTTTTGATGCAGGTGAGGGTCGAGTATTTGGGCAGCCCACAAGGAATTTCGAAGCCGGCGAAAGTGACAAAATATCATATAGTAGCAACCCCTATTTTGGGACCCGAATGGATGCTGCTACGGTCCAGCTTGATGATGTCGACGTAACCGATGAAATGTCAGATGGAGAGGGAGACACATATTCCAATCCAGTTGAAGGGTATCTTCACCATGACTGGATTCAAGATAATGAGGGGGAAGAGGGGCTAAGTAAACTTGGAATTGCTACAGGACATGTTGCGGGAACCATATCTAATGTTTCTGCAAGTAATGATTACTTCACAACAACAGCCGACCGTGATGAAGGTGACTCAGGAGGCCCCCACTACCATATTGATGGAGATGACCCGTACCCATTTTACCTAGCTGGACTCCATCGTGGTGCAACAGTAACAGGGAACGCGAGAGGGATCCTATTCACAAGTATAATGGATGAATTCAATATTACTTTTGGAGATCAGTACGATGACTAA
- the tnpC gene encoding IS66 family transposase, producing the protein MNADDFTKEELLSRLLQLEQRVEELERENKRKDKKIDQKDERIEELETRLRKYENPHTPPSKRRSGTDESPTSQDDEDENVRTDGGTPGRKDGHDPEWRATADPDKEIDVTCDCCPECGEHFDESVGVSPRLVEEVPDPQPPEITRYNRHYYQCSSCGTETVATHPDCPDEGQFGVNVISQAALSRYDHRLPYRKIADRFEQLHGLELSGASAWHATERAARAGRCEYEQIRRQIQQAEIVHVDETGIKREGEQAWIWTFRTSEHTLYAVRESRGSDVPAEVLGEDFPGTVICDGWTAYPAFSSNLQRCWAHLLREAEDAASDHEEAEPVYRYLKQMFVGLQSWLETDPSLRERAQMHRSCQNGLRSLVGRSVTDEPVATLLGKIEGGIDHWLTFVGEPAVSPTNNAAENALREPVVLRKIIGTLRNDRGMFVHETILSLLATWRQQGRNPYEELRRVVNNNEMISRAHTEPAVETSG; encoded by the coding sequence GTGAACGCAGACGATTTCACCAAAGAAGAGCTCCTTTCTCGGCTTCTCCAACTTGAGCAACGAGTCGAAGAACTCGAACGGGAGAACAAGCGAAAGGACAAGAAAATCGATCAGAAGGACGAGCGGATAGAAGAACTCGAAACACGCCTTCGCAAATACGAAAATCCGCATACACCGCCCAGTAAGCGACGGTCGGGGACTGACGAGTCCCCGACCTCGCAGGACGACGAAGACGAGAATGTTCGAACCGATGGCGGTACTCCCGGACGGAAGGACGGTCACGACCCTGAGTGGCGTGCAACAGCAGATCCCGACAAAGAGATCGATGTCACCTGTGACTGTTGTCCCGAGTGTGGCGAACACTTCGACGAGTCGGTGGGCGTCAGCCCCCGACTCGTCGAGGAGGTTCCCGATCCACAGCCACCAGAAATCACCCGGTACAACCGTCACTACTACCAGTGCAGCTCTTGTGGAACAGAAACCGTTGCTACACACCCCGACTGCCCCGATGAGGGGCAGTTCGGGGTGAACGTCATCTCTCAAGCAGCACTTTCTCGGTACGATCACCGCCTCCCCTACCGGAAAATCGCTGACCGGTTCGAGCAACTGCATGGATTAGAACTCTCGGGCGCGTCCGCGTGGCACGCGACCGAGCGCGCTGCGCGCGCCGGTCGCTGCGAATACGAACAGATTCGAAGACAGATTCAGCAAGCAGAGATCGTTCACGTTGACGAAACCGGTATCAAACGCGAGGGTGAGCAGGCGTGGATTTGGACGTTTCGGACGAGCGAGCACACGCTATACGCCGTAAGGGAGAGTCGTGGAAGTGATGTTCCCGCGGAAGTCCTCGGCGAGGACTTCCCGGGAACGGTCATCTGCGATGGGTGGACGGCGTATCCAGCGTTCAGCAGTAACCTTCAGCGGTGCTGGGCACATCTTCTCCGAGAAGCTGAAGACGCTGCTAGTGACCACGAGGAGGCAGAACCCGTTTACCGGTATCTCAAGCAGATGTTCGTCGGTCTCCAGTCGTGGCTGGAGACCGACCCGAGTCTTCGTGAGAGAGCACAGATGCACCGCTCATGCCAGAACGGGCTTAGATCGCTCGTGGGGCGGTCAGTAACCGACGAACCAGTGGCAACACTACTCGGGAAAATCGAAGGAGGGATCGACCACTGGCTCACCTTCGTCGGTGAGCCAGCGGTCTCCCCGACGAACAACGCAGCTGAGAACGCACTTCGTGAACCAGTCGTTCTCCGGAAAATCATCGGGACACTCCGTAACGATCGAGGTATGTTCGTTCACGAGACGATCTTGTCCCTGCTGGCGACATGGCGCCAGCAGGGACGCAATCCCTACGAAGAACTTCGCCGAGTCGTCAACAACAATGAGATGATATCACGGGCTCACACTGAACCGGCTGTTGAGACTTCGGGGTAA
- a CDS encoding transposase, translating into MTNRFPEQNTSLSTESVSGDADSWEERNRNLLGSIDLDNISREPGENPYNSFYSADPVDPKHSTHRAALITAHEIIDDLNDEIDVANAVTNANIPLEKFNDPYWDDHPEIYEFEVMRRSFIYAELRGIRYHQDLADFLERNPTIAFTLGFEPDFGDENEYPALKVYHTPETPHQTTITRCANRRFLARAEKFITDVADEVEAYWHRHTHLVEMHELWSENDDVNPGESEEKLDPDGLTKEQIRRLVNELMRHVCPNISFQRGKSKEIRKNLFLEVIAHCGLTNSSVYGGGDVFDIYACPEDGELPHGKTFFDHMKGLRLEEMLEMFDAAIESMVGGAQDIGLYDRPVDIAIDVTTVEYTGIGKTFSFETIADPDNDDWGARERSEVKEAIEEWDLEPIVGEDPADIKHANFDDPDKRAAAKRVRDCVQWVNGTKKQDEDIEYGFQFAAAAFAEHTCPMIYGVEPIDSRSGEELANHVSQFVERAQDLVVVDTVYMDAAYGRCSEVHNQLSRDGVRW; encoded by the coding sequence ATGACAAACAGGTTCCCGGAACAAAACACCTCTCTGTCTACTGAATCCGTCTCTGGTGATGCTGATTCGTGGGAGGAACGGAATCGTAATCTTCTCGGCTCGATTGACCTAGATAACATTTCCCGAGAGCCTGGAGAAAACCCGTATAATAGTTTCTACTCTGCTGATCCAGTTGATCCAAAACACTCTACCCATCGAGCTGCTCTCATCACCGCCCACGAAATTATCGACGATCTCAACGATGAGATCGACGTGGCCAATGCCGTGACGAACGCGAATATTCCACTCGAGAAATTCAACGATCCCTACTGGGATGACCACCCAGAAATCTACGAGTTCGAGGTAATGCGCCGGTCGTTCATCTACGCCGAACTCCGAGGAATCCGTTATCACCAGGATCTCGCGGACTTCCTCGAGCGCAACCCCACGATCGCGTTCACACTGGGCTTCGAACCGGACTTCGGTGACGAAAACGAGTATCCTGCCCTCAAGGTGTATCACACGCCAGAGACGCCTCATCAGACGACGATCACCCGGTGTGCGAATCGTCGATTCCTCGCTCGAGCGGAGAAGTTCATCACGGACGTCGCCGACGAGGTCGAAGCCTACTGGCATCGACACACCCACCTCGTCGAGATGCATGAGCTGTGGAGCGAGAACGATGACGTGAATCCCGGCGAGTCGGAGGAAAAACTCGACCCAGATGGTCTCACGAAAGAGCAGATCCGCCGGCTCGTGAACGAGTTGATGCGCCACGTCTGTCCGAATATTAGCTTCCAACGCGGGAAGAGCAAGGAGATCCGCAAAAACCTCTTTCTCGAGGTGATCGCCCACTGCGGGCTGACGAACTCGAGTGTCTACGGTGGCGGCGACGTCTTCGATATCTACGCTTGCCCCGAGGACGGCGAACTGCCCCACGGCAAGACCTTCTTCGACCACATGAAGGGGCTACGTCTCGAGGAGATGCTCGAGATGTTCGACGCCGCAATCGAAAGTATGGTCGGCGGGGCACAGGATATCGGCCTCTACGACCGGCCCGTCGACATTGCAATCGACGTGACGACCGTCGAGTACACCGGTATCGGGAAGACGTTCAGCTTCGAAACGATCGCCGATCCCGACAACGATGACTGGGGCGCTCGCGAGCGGTCGGAAGTGAAAGAGGCGATCGAAGAGTGGGACCTCGAGCCGATCGTCGGCGAGGACCCAGCGGACATCAAGCACGCGAACTTCGACGACCCAGATAAACGGGCTGCTGCCAAGCGCGTACGGGACTGTGTGCAGTGGGTGAACGGCACGAAAAAGCAAGACGAGGATATCGAATACGGCTTCCAGTTCGCCGCTGCGGCATTCGCTGAGCATACCTGTCCGATGATCTACGGGGTGGAGCCGATCGACAGTCGGAGTGGAGAGGAGCTAGCCAACCACGTCAGTCAGTTCGTCGAGCGAGCGCAGGACCTCGTGGTAGTGGATACGGTGTACATGGACGCCGCCTACGGGCGGTGTTCAGAAGTCCACAACCAGTTGTCTCGGGATGGAGTTCGCTGGTGA